Proteins co-encoded in one Cupriavidus metallidurans CH34 genomic window:
- a CDS encoding Vgb family protein — protein MKRTNATILREFGPFPGVEQVNGVTYDGKQVWMAVGNNLVALDPATGKTLQTIDVAAHAGTAFDGRHIFQIGDDRIRKIDPVTGRVLATIPAPGGGGDSGLAWAEGTLWVGEYRERKIHQIDPETGAILRTITSDRFVTGVSWVDGTLWHGAGEGDQGALRRIDAATGEVLEQIDMPPGVMVSGLESDGKEQFFCGGGASSKLRVVRRPARE, from the coding sequence ATGAAACGAACCAACGCAACAATCCTCCGCGAATTCGGCCCCTTCCCTGGCGTCGAGCAAGTGAATGGCGTGACCTATGACGGCAAGCAGGTCTGGATGGCGGTTGGCAACAATCTGGTCGCGCTCGACCCAGCCACCGGCAAGACCCTGCAGACGATCGACGTCGCGGCACACGCCGGCACGGCATTCGATGGCCGGCATATCTTCCAGATCGGCGATGACCGCATCCGGAAAATCGACCCGGTGACGGGCCGCGTGCTGGCCACGATTCCAGCGCCCGGCGGCGGTGGCGACTCAGGGCTCGCCTGGGCCGAAGGCACGCTGTGGGTCGGCGAGTATCGCGAACGCAAGATCCATCAGATTGATCCGGAGACCGGCGCCATCCTGCGCACCATCACCTCTGACCGTTTCGTCACGGGGGTCAGCTGGGTGGACGGCACGCTCTGGCACGGCGCCGGTGAGGGCGATCAGGGCGCGCTGCGTCGTATCGACGCGGCAACCGGTGAAGTGCTGGAACAGATCGACATGCCTCCCGGCGTGATGGTGTCGGGGCTCGAGTCTGATGGGAAGGAGCAGTTCTTCTGCGGCGGCGGCGCCAGCAGCAAGCTGCGCGTCGTGCGTCGCCCTGCCCGCGAATGA
- a CDS encoding metal-dependent hydrolase has translation MIRRRLIIAAAAATALAACASGISNAPAPAPQPATTGSHAPGKTEVLWLGQAATRITTPGGKVIVIDPWLTGNPKTPPAFKQLSALGKVDMILLTHAHGDHLGDAPAIATTQHVPIWNGGGMGPQLVSLGLVTSDLVQPFGKSGTVMPFGPNGPKITAVHAEHSSELVWKNPATNKNESHYGGEPVGYIIEMENGFKIWHMGDTGLFSDMKLIAERYKPDLAMIPIGGHYTMGPQDAAIAVRDFIKPRYAIPMHYGTSPMLRGTPDEFKAALGAGATTAVIVPDPGQQVAF, from the coding sequence ATGATCAGACGCCGCCTTATCATTGCCGCCGCAGCCGCGACTGCGCTCGCCGCCTGCGCCTCAGGTATTTCGAACGCCCCCGCCCCGGCGCCGCAGCCGGCCACCACCGGCAGCCATGCCCCTGGCAAGACCGAAGTGCTCTGGCTCGGCCAGGCCGCCACGCGCATCACCACGCCCGGCGGCAAGGTCATCGTCATCGACCCCTGGCTGACCGGCAATCCGAAGACGCCGCCCGCGTTCAAGCAACTCTCCGCGCTGGGCAAGGTCGACATGATCCTGCTCACCCACGCCCACGGCGACCATCTCGGGGATGCGCCGGCAATCGCCACGACGCAGCACGTGCCGATCTGGAATGGCGGCGGCATGGGCCCGCAACTGGTCAGCCTTGGTCTGGTGACCTCGGATCTGGTGCAACCGTTTGGCAAGAGCGGCACTGTCATGCCATTCGGACCTAACGGTCCGAAGATCACCGCCGTCCACGCCGAGCATTCGTCCGAGCTGGTCTGGAAGAATCCGGCCACGAACAAGAACGAAAGCCACTACGGCGGCGAGCCGGTCGGCTACATCATCGAGATGGAGAATGGCTTCAAGATCTGGCACATGGGCGATACCGGACTGTTCAGCGATATGAAGCTGATCGCCGAACGCTACAAGCCAGATCTGGCCATGATCCCGATCGGCGGGCATTACACGATGGGCCCGCAGGACGCGGCGATAGCCGTGCGCGATTTCATCAAGCCGAGGTATGCCATTCCGATGCACTACGGCACGTCGCCGATGCTGCGCGGCACGCCTGACGAGTTCAAGGCCGCGCTCGGGGCCGGAGCCACCACGGCGGTAATCGTGCCCGATCCCGGCCAGCAGGTCGCGTTCTAA
- a CDS encoding DUF899 domain-containing protein, translated as MTTHSTGTREQWLAARLALLKAEKELTRRSDELARQRQALPWVRVDKAYRFDTEQGSASLADLFWGRSQLLVYHFMFGPDYKAGCPSCSSIADSFNGIAIHLANHDVMLWAASRAPLDKLLAYRRRMGWTFPWASSSSSDFNFDFNVSMTEAQQRAGDAEYNYERGRRKLDTAQPPEPLKTFAATCGTDAATFSRDLPGLSAFVIEDNVIYHTYSTYARGLDGLWGMYQWLDRAPRGRNEAGPWWKRHDEYADPAPA; from the coding sequence ATGACCACACATTCCACCGGGACGCGCGAACAATGGCTGGCCGCACGGCTCGCTCTGCTCAAGGCGGAGAAAGAACTGACGCGCCGCAGCGACGAACTGGCGCGCCAGCGTCAGGCACTGCCATGGGTGCGCGTGGACAAGGCATACCGGTTCGATACCGAGCAGGGCAGCGCATCGCTGGCGGACCTGTTCTGGGGGCGATCGCAACTGCTGGTCTACCACTTCATGTTCGGCCCCGACTACAAGGCCGGGTGCCCATCCTGCTCGTCGATTGCCGATAGCTTCAACGGCATTGCGATCCACCTGGCCAATCACGACGTGATGCTCTGGGCGGCTTCGCGCGCGCCGCTCGACAAGCTGCTGGCATACCGGCGCCGGATGGGCTGGACGTTTCCCTGGGCGTCGTCGTCCAGCAGCGATTTCAACTTCGACTTCAATGTCTCGATGACCGAGGCGCAGCAGCGTGCCGGCGATGCCGAATACAACTACGAGCGCGGGCGGCGCAAGCTGGACACGGCCCAGCCGCCCGAACCGCTCAAGACGTTCGCAGCGACCTGCGGCACGGACGCCGCCACGTTCTCGCGAGACTTGCCAGGCCTGAGCGCGTTCGTGATCGAGGACAACGTCATCTATCACACCTACTCTACGTACGCGCGAGGGCTGGATGGCTTGTGGGGGATGTACCAGTGGCTCGACCGCGCGCCGAGAGGGCGCAACGAGGCGGGTCCATGGTGGAAGCGGCACGACGAATACGCGGATCCGGCACCGGCGTGA